DNA sequence from the Sulfurimonas sp. HSL3-7 genome:
CTGGCTATTGCCCAGGCGATGTGTGAATACCGCAAATCGGCGGGCATCACCGGAACGCTTTTTATCGGCAAGGACACCCATGCACTTTCGACACCCGCGCAATTGACGGCGCTGCAGGTCTGTATCGCCAACGGCGTGCCCTGCAGGATCGCCAAAGATGACGGTTACACGCCGACACCCGTGATCTCTTTTACGATCCTTGAGGCCAACAAAAAGGGCGGTGCCCAGTGCGACGGGGTGGTCATTACCCCTTCGCACAACCCCCCTAGCGACGGCGGGTTCAAGTACAACCCCCCAAACGGAGGCCCTGCCGATACGGATGTTACCAGTGTCATAGAGGAGCGCGCCAACGCCATCTTGAAAAACGGTCTTACCGACGTGAAAAAGGTATCGCTGGAGGAGGCGCTAGCAAGCGAACTGCTGCAGGAATATGACTTTATTACCCCGTATGTCAGCGCGCTGAACGAGATCGTGGACATGGATGCGATCAAGGCCTCCGGCCTCAAGATCGGCGTGGACCCGATGGGCGGTTCCGGGATCGCCGTTTATCAGAAGATCAAAGAGGTCTACGGCCTTGATATGGAGATCGTTAACGAGAAGGTTGATCCGACATTCTCTTTTATGACCTGCGACCATGACGGCAAGATCCGTATGGACTGTTCCTCCGCTTATGCGATGGCATCGCTGATCGCACTCAAAGAGAAGTATGATATCGCCTTCGGCAATGATCCCGATTTCGACCGTCACGGTATTGTCACGCCGAGCGTCGGTCTGATGAACCCCAACCACTATCTTTCGGTTGCGATCTGGTACCTCTACTCGCACCGCAAAGCGTGGAGCAGCGAGCTCGGCATCGGCAAGACCCTCGTCTCAAGCTCCATGATCGACCGGGTTGCAGCATCGTTGGGCAGAAAGGTCGTTGAGGTCCCGGTCGGGTTTAAGTGGTTTGTCGACGGGCTTTTCAGCGGCACGCTGGGCTTTGGCGGCGAAGAGAGCGCGGGGGCTTCGTTCCTGCGCCGGGACGGTTCGGTGTGGTCCACGGATAAGGACGGCATTATTCTCAACCTTCTTGCCGCAGAGATCACGGTAAAAATGAAAAAAGACCCGGGGACGATCTATCAGGAGTTTGAAGCAGAGTTCGGCAGATCATATTATGCGCGTATTGACGCCCCGGCAACGCCGCAGCAAAAAGCGGTACTGAAAAACCTCTCACCGGAGAACATCACCTCCAAGATTATGGCAGGCGAGGCGATAGAGGGAATCTTTACCGAAGCCAGCGGCAACGGTGCCAAGATCGGCGGCCTGAAGGTGACAACGCAGAACGGATGGTTCGCGGCGCGCCCGTCAGGAACCGAGGATATCTACAAGATCTATGCGGAGAGTTTTATCTCGGGCGAGCATCTTGAACAGATTCAGCAGGAGGCAAAAG
Encoded proteins:
- the pgm gene encoding phosphoglucomutase (alpha-D-glucose-1,6-bisphosphate-dependent) produces the protein MAHENAGKTAPYSLLENIPRLIASYYMQRPDVNEAAQKVAFGTSGHRGSSVKNSFNEDHILAIAQAMCEYRKSAGITGTLFIGKDTHALSTPAQLTALQVCIANGVPCRIAKDDGYTPTPVISFTILEANKKGGAQCDGVVITPSHNPPSDGGFKYNPPNGGPADTDVTSVIEERANAILKNGLTDVKKVSLEEALASELLQEYDFITPYVSALNEIVDMDAIKASGLKIGVDPMGGSGIAVYQKIKEVYGLDMEIVNEKVDPTFSFMTCDHDGKIRMDCSSAYAMASLIALKEKYDIAFGNDPDFDRHGIVTPSVGLMNPNHYLSVAIWYLYSHRKAWSSELGIGKTLVSSSMIDRVAASLGRKVVEVPVGFKWFVDGLFSGTLGFGGEESAGASFLRRDGSVWSTDKDGIILNLLAAEITVKMKKDPGTIYQEFEAEFGRSYYARIDAPATPQQKAVLKNLSPENITSKIMAGEAIEGIFTEASGNGAKIGGLKVTTQNGWFAARPSGTEDIYKIYAESFISGEHLEQIQQEAKEIVLAAIS